Proteins encoded within one genomic window of Bacteroides sedimenti:
- a CDS encoding NPCBM/NEW2 domain-containing protein, with amino-acid sequence MKKYNFLLILLFLPLCAFSKKVWLDELNVNYLLQDWGSAQVNKSVLGTSLEVAGTKYERGIGTHSISRYLLNLHGKAKSISGLVGADDKNDFGGKMEFMIIADKKIIWQSGIMQKGTPAKPFSVNLKNVQKVALLVTEGGDGIMYDHADWLNVKFETSGNITPESVLPEKITTEKYILTPKEKEIPKINSPKVFGVRPNSPFLYTVAATGKRPIAFTAYQLPDGLSIDKETGRITGLLKKRGTYNVVVRADNELGGDFRIVRIIVGDKICLTPPMGWNSWNCWGLSVNDQKVKNAADFMSRNLINHGWTYVNIDDGWEAEKRTENNELLGNSKFPDFKDLSDYIHSKGLKFGIYSSPGSKTCGGYLGSYKHEEQDARTWANWGVDYLKYDYCSYNEVVPVPTEDLIKEPYAIMKKALDRVNRDITYCVGFGAPNVWNWAQEAGGNFWRTTRDITDEWNVVTAIGCFQDVCASVTKPSCFNDPDMLVVGRLGMGWGAKAHDSYLTPDEQYSHISLWCLLSAPLLIGCDMDNMDDFTLNLLTNDEVIAIDQDPAAMPAKKILTENGQIWYKPLEDGSVAVGFFNIDPYAIVWDQNESVQIQTIKYKMALNMTQLGLKGNYMVRDLWRQKELGLYNDYFETDVPYHGVTLVKFSPIK; translated from the coding sequence ATGAAAAAATACAACTTTTTATTGATTCTTCTATTTTTGCCTCTTTGTGCCTTTTCTAAAAAAGTTTGGTTAGATGAACTGAACGTTAATTATCTGTTGCAGGATTGGGGGAGTGCCCAAGTAAACAAATCTGTTCTAGGAACTTCTTTGGAGGTGGCAGGAACAAAATATGAGCGAGGAATTGGTACACATTCAATCAGCCGTTACCTATTGAACTTGCACGGTAAAGCTAAGTCAATATCAGGTTTGGTTGGAGCAGATGATAAAAATGATTTTGGCGGGAAAATGGAATTTATGATTATTGCCGATAAAAAGATTATATGGCAGAGTGGAATCATGCAAAAAGGAACACCTGCAAAACCATTTTCTGTTAATCTAAAGAATGTTCAAAAAGTAGCCTTGCTAGTAACTGAAGGGGGAGATGGGATTATGTATGACCATGCCGATTGGTTGAATGTGAAATTTGAAACATCCGGCAACATAACCCCTGAAAGTGTTTTGCCTGAAAAAATAACAACAGAAAAGTATATATTAACCCCTAAAGAAAAAGAAATCCCCAAAATAAATTCTCCAAAAGTTTTTGGTGTAAGACCCAATAGCCCATTTTTATATACCGTAGCCGCTACAGGAAAAAGGCCGATTGCATTTACGGCGTATCAGCTTCCTGACGGTTTGTCTATCGATAAAGAAACGGGTCGGATAACAGGTCTCTTAAAAAAAAGAGGTACATATAATGTGGTTGTCAGGGCTGATAATGAGCTAGGCGGTGATTTCCGGATTGTTAGGATAATTGTTGGTGATAAGATATGCCTGACTCCACCTATGGGCTGGAACAGCTGGAATTGCTGGGGATTAAGTGTCAACGATCAGAAAGTGAAGAATGCTGCCGATTTTATGAGTCGAAATTTGATAAATCATGGATGGACATATGTTAATATCGATGACGGATGGGAAGCTGAGAAAAGAACGGAAAACAACGAGCTTCTTGGTAATAGTAAGTTTCCCGACTTTAAGGACTTAAGTGATTATATTCATTCTAAAGGGTTGAAGTTTGGCATATATTCATCTCCGGGTTCGAAAACCTGTGGTGGTTACTTGGGCAGTTATAAGCATGAAGAACAAGATGCCCGGACTTGGGCCAATTGGGGAGTTGACTATCTTAAATATGATTATTGCTCATACAACGAAGTTGTTCCTGTTCCAACAGAAGATCTGATCAAGGAACCTTATGCCATAATGAAAAAGGCATTGGATCGGGTTAATAGGGATATTACTTATTGTGTGGGGTTTGGTGCGCCTAATGTATGGAATTGGGCACAAGAAGCTGGTGGCAATTTTTGGCGAACCACAAGAGATATTACCGATGAGTGGAATGTTGTTACCGCCATAGGATGCTTCCAGGATGTATGTGCTTCGGTAACCAAACCTTCATGTTTCAACGATCCGGATATGCTGGTAGTAGGAAGATTAGGAATGGGATGGGGAGCAAAAGCCCATGATTCTTATTTGACTCCGGATGAACAATACTCTCATATTAGTCTTTGGTGCTTGTTGTCTGCCCCATTGCTTATTGGGTGCGATATGGACAATATGGACGATTTTACTTTGAATCTGCTTACGAACGATGAAGTTATCGCTATTGACCAGGATCCAGCAGCAATGCCGGCAAAAAAAATACTTACAGAAAACGGACAGATATGGTATAAACCGCTGGAAGATGGTTCTGTTGCAGTTGGATTTTTCAATATTGATCCGTATGCTATAGTCTGGGATCAAAATGAAAGTGTTCAGATTCAGACTATTAAATATAAAATGGCCTTGAATATGACTCAACTGGGTCTGAAAGGGAATTATATGGTACGTGATTTATGGAGGCAGAAAGAACTTGGTCTTTATAACGACTATTTCGAGACCGATGTACCTTATCACGGGGTTACTTTAGTGAAATTTAGTCCAATTAAATGA
- a CDS encoding DUF4434 domain-containing protein has translation MNRRDFLQLMGVGSAACLIPGELQASLFNSATKSPNIKPISGSWFEFQHCLPSEGKYWDPALAKFTAEQWKEKIREISEIGFEYLVLQEIAQDGEAYYPSKLAPQRRLGCDDPFEVILSAADEVGIKFFVGNDFWGDCQKGDFLMSDPGIRKFRAKTMEEITEKYGHHKSFYGWYFPNESYLLPYFSDAFIDYMNDCSKTAKMLMPNSVNIIAPYNIKAEKCDDHFIKQLERMNIDIIAYQDGVGVNSTRLGEPAKYFENLHKAHQKASRSRIWADMELFYFEEGTKGNLLPADFETRILKQMEDLSPFVDKILCYQYIGCMNKPGSKAYAGHENQESVRLYNQYKQWLDSNRVTDKK, from the coding sequence ATGAACAGACGAGATTTTTTACAATTAATGGGTGTTGGCTCAGCAGCATGTCTTATTCCGGGAGAATTACAGGCCAGTTTGTTTAATTCAGCTACAAAATCTCCTAATATCAAACCAATCTCAGGGTCTTGGTTTGAGTTCCAACATTGTTTGCCCTCTGAAGGGAAGTATTGGGACCCGGCATTAGCTAAATTTACTGCAGAACAATGGAAAGAGAAAATTCGCGAAATAAGTGAGATAGGATTCGAGTATCTGGTTTTACAGGAAATCGCTCAGGATGGAGAAGCTTATTACCCATCTAAATTAGCACCTCAACGTAGGTTAGGTTGCGATGATCCGTTTGAAGTCATTCTTTCTGCCGCCGACGAAGTGGGTATCAAATTCTTTGTTGGGAATGATTTTTGGGGCGATTGCCAGAAAGGAGATTTCCTAATGTCGGATCCTGGGATAAGGAAGTTTCGAGCTAAAACAATGGAAGAAATTACAGAAAAATACGGACATCATAAAAGTTTCTACGGATGGTATTTCCCGAATGAATCATACCTCTTACCTTATTTTAGCGATGCATTCATTGATTATATGAACGATTGTTCGAAGACGGCAAAGATGTTAATGCCTAATAGCGTAAACATAATAGCCCCTTACAATATTAAGGCTGAAAAATGTGATGATCATTTCATAAAACAGCTGGAACGGATGAATATCGATATCATAGCATATCAGGATGGGGTAGGAGTCAATTCAACTAGATTGGGTGAACCGGCAAAATATTTTGAGAATTTGCATAAAGCCCATCAGAAAGCTTCAAGATCGAGAATATGGGCCGATATGGAACTGTTTTATTTCGAAGAAGGAACCAAAGGAAATCTATTGCCGGCTGATTTTGAAACACGGATATTGAAACAGATGGAAGATCTCTCTCCATTTGTTGATAAAATACTGTGTTATCAATATATCGGATGTATGAATAAACCTGGTTCAAAAGCTTATGCCGGTCATGAAAACCAAGAGTCTGTAAGACTATATAATCAATACAAACAGTGGCTGGATTCTAATCGTGTCACTGATAAAAAATGA